From the genome of Ptychodera flava strain L36383 chromosome 20, AS_Pfla_20210202, whole genome shotgun sequence, one region includes:
- the LOC139120827 gene encoding solute carrier family 28 member 3-like: protein MDESSISAKDKSNEVNGDIVSGKYQPSLEAEQGKEWNSPPSNVTHYQRIPGEEDAHEMKFLEATTKPKSMQVSVSVEDLGNKTGQVSLSRDETFVEMEESHAVDINHPNAPSNIVTKSIDRVDRRLKDLCRKYRSTLLYLLYATLLVAYVVYFAIAVSRDFNRAIALVAMTIFAVVLVVYKSIVKHFGQTLRRTILLPCFKFCKTKWRIVKWLLYLSLLIAFLVFAGFLGVFHSLVRTPKQLTSALGILVFVLLSLICSKRPGWVQWRAVFWGIALQFLLGVLILRTSAGFSSFRWLGDEVSTFLGYADRGAEFVFSAPLEVHFFVFKVLPSIIFFSYILAMLYYLGVMQWITQIFAVVMQHTMGTSGAESLCAAANIFTGLTTAPLVIKPYLKDMTASELHSILTSGYATIAGGVLGAYIAFGISASHLLSASIISAPAALAVSKIFYPELGRPKTLNSSDTYKTARTERNILEAAANGASDGLKVCVNVTGQLIAIISALAFIDAVLSWIGGMVDHPELTFTLICRYVLYPVAWLMGVDSEDCHIVAELVGIKTFLNEFVAYSRLAEYIKNRSTGFGPTISVRSEVIATYALCGFANFGGVAIYIGGLSPLLPPHRKGEVAILSLKSLLAGSVACLMTACVAGVLYDESGPKFFESLPDVTTNITALDIVNSTYTY from the exons ATGGATGAGTCTTCTATCTCTGCCAAGGATAAGTCAAATGAAGTGAACGGAGATATTGTATCGGGGAAATATCAACCCTCCCTGGAGGCGGAACAGGGAAAGGAATGGAATTCTCCACCATCTAATGTGACACACTATCAGAGAATACCAGGCGAAGAG GACGCACATGAAATGAAGTTTTTAGAAGCCACTACCAAACCAAAATCGATGCAAGTGTCagtttctgttgaagatctCGGAAACAAGACTGGGCAAGTGTCTCTTTCTCGTGACGAAACTTTCGTAGAAATGGAAGAGAGCCATGCCGTTGACATCAATCATCCAAATGCACCATCGAATATTGTTACCAAG AGTATCGACAGAGTCGACCGTCGCTTGAAGGACCTTTGTCGAAAGTACAGGTCGACTTTGCTATATCTCCTGTATGCTACACTGCTGGTGGCGTATGTTGTGTACTTCGCCATCGCTGTGAGCAGGGACTTCAACAGGGCTATTGCATTAGTGGCTATGACAATATTTGCCGTAGTGTTGGTTGTGTATAAATCAATCGTCAAACACTTTGGACAAACCTTGCGACGAACCATTCTACTGCCTTGCTTCAAATTCTGCAAGACAAAGTGGCGGATTGTGAAATG GTTATTGTATTTGTCTCTTCTGATTGCCTTCCTCGTATTTGCTGGATTCCTCGGTGTCTTTCATTCATTGGTACGGACACCAAAACAGCTGACATCAGCCTTGGGTATTCTAGTCTTCGTATTGCTAAGCTTGATTTGTTCCAAACGGCCGGGGTGG GTTCAGTGGCGAGctgtattttggggcattgCTCTACAATTTCTGTTAGGTGTACTGATTCTTCGCACGTCTGCTGGCTTCTCGAGTTTCCGTTGGCTAGGCGATGAAGTCTCTACCTTCCTCGGTTACGCTGACCGTGGAGCTGAATTCGTCTTCAGTGCGCCACTTGAAGTTCATTTCTTTGTCTTCAAG GTGTTGCCGTCGATAATATTCTTCAGCTACATTCTGGCTATGCTCTATTATCTCGGAGTGATGCAGTGGATTACACAGATCTTTGCAGTTGTGATGCAGCACACCATGGGAACGTCAGGAGCTGAGTCACTCTGCGCAGCCGCAAACATATTTACTGGATTG ACGACTGCACCTCTGGTAATCAAGCCGTACCTGAAAGATATGACTGCTTCAGAACTTCACTCAATATTAACCAGTGGTTACGCAACGATAGCTGGCGGTGTACTGGGTGCCTATATCGCCTTCGGTATCAGCGCTTCCCATCTCCTATCTGCATCTATAATCTCAGCTCCAGCTGCACTCGCTGTCTCCAAGATATTTTATCCGGAGCTAGGAAGACCCAAGACACTAAACAGTAGTGATACCTATAAGACAGCGAG AACAGAAAGAAATATCTTGGAAGCAGCAGCCAATGGTGCATCAGATGGTCTGAAAGTCTGTGTCAATGTAACAGGACAGTTGATTGCAATCATTTCAGCACTGGCTTTCATTGATGCAGTTCTGTCTTGGATTGGTGGAATGGTGGATCACCCGGAGCTGACCTTTACG TTGATATGTCGATATGTGTTGTATCCTGTTGCTTGGCTGATGGGAGTAGACTCGGAAGATTGTCATATCGTTGCTGAACTTGTTGGCATCAAGACATTCCTCAACGAATTCGTAGCATACAGTCGATTGGCTGAATATATAAAAAACAGAAGTACTGGCTTTGGACCGACTATTTCG GTACGCTCCGAAGTCATTGCAACCTACGCTCTGTGTGGTTTCGCCAATTTTGGTGGCGTGGCCATCTATATAGGAGGACTGTCGCCTTTGTTACCGCCTCATCGAAAGGGCGAGGTAGCCATTTTATCTCTGAAATCTTTGTTGGCTGGGTCTGTGGCTTGTCTTATGACTGCCTGTGTGGCTG GTGTACTTTACGACGAATCTGGCCCGAAGTTTTTCGAGTCCCTACCAGACGTGACGACTAACATCACTGCTCTGGATATCGTCAACAGCACTTACACTTACTGA